A genomic stretch from Chryseobacterium sp. SNU WT5 includes:
- a CDS encoding GAF domain-containing protein, translating into MSEIKKRLSIILESPKDNKEEKLQKICQLLDQEISYFNWTGFYFKNGDKEELILGPYVGAPTDHTIIPYGKGICGQVAVSNETFVVPDVYEQDNYLSCSIDTKAEIVVPIMKDGKNIGQIDIDSHKVNPFTDEDRDMLEWLCDEVAKIM; encoded by the coding sequence ATGTCAGAAATAAAAAAACGTCTTTCCATTATATTAGAAAGTCCAAAAGATAATAAGGAAGAGAAACTTCAAAAAATTTGTCAGTTATTAGATCAGGAAATTTCCTATTTCAACTGGACCGGATTTTATTTTAAAAACGGTGACAAAGAAGAATTGATTTTAGGCCCTTATGTTGGTGCTCCAACAGATCATACCATTATTCCTTACGGAAAGGGAATTTGTGGACAGGTGGCCGTATCAAACGAAACATTTGTAGTTCCAGATGTATATGAGCAAGATAATTATTTAAGTTGTTCTATCGATACCAAAGCTGAAATCGTAGTTCCGATTATGAAAGATGGAAAAAATATCGGACAAATTGATATTGATTCACATAAAGTAAATCCTTTTACTGATGAAGATCGAGATATGTTAGAATGGCTTTGTGACGAGGTTGCCAAGATTATGTAA
- a CDS encoding GNAT family N-acetyltransferase, producing the protein MVTIRKALPEDSSLIFELIKKLAVYEKMEDEVVTSVEELQENIFVKKFAHVIIGEENGIPAGFALYFYNFSTFVGKPGLYLEDLYVEPEHRGKGYGKTLLIELTKIAKAENCGRMEWSVLNWNQPAIDFYESLQAKPMDEWTVYRLDGKGIADLAE; encoded by the coding sequence ATGGTTACTATTAGAAAAGCACTTCCCGAAGATTCCTCACTTATTTTTGAACTGATAAAGAAACTTGCGGTTTATGAAAAAATGGAAGACGAGGTTGTCACTTCCGTAGAAGAACTTCAGGAAAATATATTTGTAAAAAAATTCGCCCACGTAATCATCGGCGAGGAAAATGGAATTCCAGCTGGATTCGCCCTTTATTTCTATAATTTTTCCACTTTTGTAGGAAAACCAGGTTTGTACTTAGAAGACCTTTACGTAGAACCGGAACACCGCGGCAAAGGATACGGAAAAACTTTGCTTATTGAACTCACGAAAATCGCCAAAGCAGAAAACTGCGGCAGAATGGAGTGGTCGGTTCTCAACTGGAATCAACCCGCTATCGACTTCTACGAATCGCTTCAAGCAAAACCAATGGATGAGTGGACGGTTTACCGTTTAGATGGAAAAGGAATCGCTGACTTGGCGGAATAA
- a CDS encoding dihydrolipoamide acetyltransferase family protein, translating to MAEYKLLLPSMGEGVMEATIISWMFNEGDSVKEDDSVVEIATDKVDSDVPTPVSGKIIKILKQKDEVAKIGEAIAILEVAGAGEVISEQPQEPKSAEEVKTDIPNVEPDVVKGLEEAMESSKSATSFEGSDLYLSPLVKSIAQNEKISDAELQTIKGTGLDGRITKEDILSFVSNRTVPAAPKAVSTPSVAATPSPAPQAAAPVSAPIKLNEGDELIQMDRVRKIIADAMVKSKHTSPHVTSFIESDVTNVVRWRTKHKDIFEKREGEKLTYMPIFVHAIVKAIQDFPMINVSVDGDKIIKKKNINIGMATALPDGNLIVPVIKNADQLSLSGLAKAINDLAYRARNKKLRPEDTQGATYTISNVGGFGNLMGTPIIPQPQVAILAVGAIVKKPAVLETKDGDVIAIRNLMFMSHSYDHRVVDGSLGGMFLKHVHDYLQNWDMNTEI from the coding sequence ATGGCAGAATATAAATTACTACTTCCATCGATGGGAGAGGGCGTGATGGAAGCGACGATTATCAGTTGGATGTTCAATGAAGGAGATTCCGTAAAGGAAGATGACTCTGTTGTAGAAATTGCAACCGACAAAGTAGATTCCGATGTTCCGACACCAGTTTCGGGGAAAATTATTAAAATCCTGAAACAGAAAGATGAAGTTGCTAAGATCGGTGAAGCAATCGCAATTCTAGAAGTTGCCGGCGCAGGAGAAGTGATTTCTGAGCAACCTCAGGAACCAAAATCTGCCGAAGAAGTAAAAACTGATATTCCAAATGTAGAGCCTGATGTTGTAAAAGGATTGGAAGAAGCAATGGAAAGTTCAAAATCCGCAACCAGTTTCGAAGGTTCTGATTTATATTTATCACCGTTAGTAAAATCAATTGCCCAAAACGAAAAAATTTCTGATGCTGAACTGCAAACCATCAAAGGAACCGGGTTAGACGGAAGAATTACCAAAGAAGATATTTTATCATTCGTTTCAAACAGAACTGTTCCAGCAGCGCCAAAAGCAGTTTCTACACCATCAGTTGCAGCAACTCCAAGTCCGGCTCCACAAGCTGCAGCTCCGGTTTCTGCACCAATAAAATTAAATGAAGGTGACGAATTGATTCAAATGGACAGAGTTCGTAAGATCATTGCTGATGCAATGGTGAAAAGCAAACACACTTCGCCACACGTTACCTCGTTCATCGAATCAGATGTTACGAATGTCGTAAGATGGAGAACGAAACACAAAGATATTTTCGAAAAGAGAGAAGGCGAGAAATTGACATATATGCCGATTTTTGTTCATGCGATTGTGAAAGCAATTCAGGACTTCCCGATGATCAACGTTTCTGTAGATGGCGACAAGATCATCAAAAAGAAAAATATTAATATCGGAATGGCAACTGCACTTCCAGACGGAAATCTTATTGTTCCTGTTATTAAAAATGCAGATCAACTGTCACTTTCAGGTTTGGCAAAAGCGATCAACGATTTGGCTTACCGTGCAAGAAATAAAAAATTGAGACCAGAAGATACGCAAGGTGCAACTTACACGATCTCTAACGTTGGAGGCTTCGGAAACCTTATGGGAACACCGATTATTCCACAACCTCAAGTTGCTATTCTGGCAGTTGGTGCGATTGTGAAAAAACCTGCAGTTTTAGAAACCAAAGATGGCGATGTAATTGCGATTCGTAATTTAATGTTTATGTCACATTCCTACGATCACCGGGTAGTAGACGGTTCTTTGGGTGGAATGTTCCTGAAACACGTTCACGATTATCTTCAAAACTGGGATATGAATACTGAGATTTAA
- a CDS encoding putative quinol monooxygenase, whose amino-acid sequence MKNLYIVALFQFKESDLMDALELLKKLVFETRKEEGCLQYDLIEDKENKGVFFIVELWESDEHHHQHNGTDHLMNFRNQSASMLERSAQVYKGYKTF is encoded by the coding sequence ATGAAAAACCTGTATATCGTTGCCTTGTTCCAATTCAAAGAAAGTGATTTGATGGACGCCCTGGAATTACTAAAAAAATTAGTTTTTGAAACCCGAAAAGAAGAAGGTTGTTTACAGTACGACTTAATAGAGGACAAAGAAAACAAAGGCGTTTTCTTTATTGTAGAACTTTGGGAAAGCGATGAACATCACCACCAGCACAATGGCACCGATCATTTAATGAATTTCAGAAATCAATCAGCATCGATGTTAGAAAGATCTGCACAAGTATATAAAGGATACAAAACATTTTAA
- a CDS encoding peptide deformylase — MKKISILFLLFSVFAFSQKYTKQEISRITEGNIETALPIFQTSDSLQHYVLLDQSIDANPKDKYTKILVNRMKLALLSTGSGVGIAAPQVGINRNIIWAKRFDKEDKPLEYFINPKILWRSEVLNFGPEGDLSIKVFRDYFYRSQVIQLEYFDLNGKKHTEIVEGFTAVILQHEIDHLSGILISDKIENQKMKTFEKVELYKEL; from the coding sequence ATGAAAAAGATTTCTATTTTATTCCTATTATTTTCTGTTTTCGCTTTTTCTCAAAAATATACAAAACAGGAAATTTCTCGAATTACAGAAGGTAATATTGAAACTGCTCTTCCTATATTTCAGACTTCAGATTCTTTGCAACATTATGTTTTACTCGATCAATCGATTGACGCAAATCCCAAAGATAAATATACCAAAATTTTGGTCAACCGTATGAAACTTGCACTTCTTTCTACAGGAAGTGGTGTCGGAATCGCTGCACCACAAGTTGGAATTAATCGAAATATAATTTGGGCAAAACGGTTTGATAAAGAAGATAAACCTTTGGAATATTTTATTAATCCGAAAATTCTTTGGCGTTCAGAAGTTTTGAATTTTGGTCCTGAAGGTGATTTATCCATCAAAGTTTTCAGAGATTATTTTTATAGAAGTCAAGTTATTCAGTTGGAATATTTTGATTTAAATGGAAAGAAACACACCGAAATTGTGGAAGGTTTCACAGCGGTAATCTTACAGCACGAAATCGATCATCTTTCTGGGATTTTAATTTCTGATAAAATTGAAAATCAGAAAATGAAGACTTTCGAAAAAGTAGAATTGTATAAAGAACTGTAA
- the lipB gene encoding lipoyl(octanoyl) transferase LipB, with product MTSTQNRTLQFQELGLMDYEPAFEFQEKLMKEIIDLKLANRSRTDDEQVETPNFLLFVEHPHVYTIGKSGDEHNMLANAKKLEEINATFVKTNRGGDITYHGFGQIVGYPILDLDNFKSDIHLYMRNLEEVIIRTIAEYGLKGERSEGETGVWLDVGKPYARKICAMGVKTSKWVTMHGFALNVNTDLRYFEYIIACGIKDKGVTSLQRELEREFSDAEMAEVKEKIKKHFCDVFEAQIV from the coding sequence ATGACAAGCACACAGAATAGAACTTTGCAGTTTCAGGAATTAGGTTTGATGGATTATGAACCGGCTTTTGAATTTCAGGAAAAATTGATGAAGGAAATCATCGATTTGAAATTGGCAAATCGCAGCCGAACTGACGACGAACAGGTAGAAACTCCGAATTTTTTATTGTTTGTAGAGCACCCACATGTTTATACGATTGGGAAGTCTGGGGACGAGCATAATATGCTGGCGAATGCGAAGAAGTTAGAAGAAATCAATGCGACTTTTGTAAAGACGAATCGCGGTGGAGATATTACGTATCACGGTTTCGGACAGATTGTAGGATATCCGATTTTGGATTTGGACAATTTTAAATCCGACATTCATCTATATATGCGGAATTTGGAGGAAGTGATTATTCGTACGATTGCAGAATATGGGTTGAAAGGCGAGAGAAGCGAAGGTGAAACCGGAGTTTGGCTGGATGTTGGAAAACCTTACGCCCGAAAAATCTGTGCGATGGGCGTGAAAACTTCGAAATGGGTGACCATGCATGGTTTTGCTTTGAATGTAAACACTGATTTACGCTATTTCGAATATATTATTGCGTGCGGAATTAAAGATAAAGGCGTGACTTCTTTGCAAAGAGAATTAGAACGGGAATTTTCTGACGCCGAAATGGCTGAAGTTAAAGAGAAGATTAAAAAACATTTTTGTGATGTTTTTGAAGCACAGATCGTTTAA
- the trpA gene encoding tryptophan synthase subunit alpha, producing the protein MKKKLNIYFTAGVPTLNDTTEILKLIQDSGADYIEIGMPYSDPVADGPVIQRAHEFALKNGMTIAELFRQLQSVKGEMNIPIILMGYINPVLSFGFEDFCKRCKDSGVSGLIIPDLPPVEFEKNYRTILEKYNLNFIFLVTPETSDDRIKYLDSLSSGFLYAVSSSSTTGNNAKEINNEEYLNRLSTLGLKNPVMIGFGIKNKSDFNKVTEKADGGIIGTAFVNILLNNEDWAKKGEDFIRSIIN; encoded by the coding sequence ATGAAAAAGAAACTCAACATATATTTCACAGCGGGAGTTCCCACGTTGAATGATACAACGGAAATATTAAAACTCATCCAAGATTCTGGCGCAGATTATATCGAAATCGGAATGCCTTATTCTGATCCGGTTGCGGATGGACCGGTGATTCAAAGAGCGCACGAATTTGCGTTGAAAAATGGGATGACGATCGCAGAACTTTTCAGACAATTACAATCAGTAAAAGGAGAAATGAATATTCCGATTATTTTAATGGGATATATAAATCCGGTTTTAAGTTTTGGATTCGAAGATTTCTGCAAAAGATGTAAAGATTCCGGCGTTTCAGGATTGATCATTCCCGATTTGCCACCCGTGGAATTTGAAAAAAATTACCGAACAATTTTAGAAAAATACAATCTGAATTTCATCTTTTTAGTAACGCCAGAAACTTCGGACGACAGAATTAAATATCTGGATTCGTTGAGCTCGGGATTTTTGTATGCGGTTTCAAGTTCTTCTACAACCGGGAATAATGCGAAAGAAATCAATAATGAAGAATACCTGAATCGACTTTCTACTTTAGGTTTAAAAAACCCGGTGATGATTGGGTTTGGAATAAAAAATAAATCTGATTTTAATAAGGTTACCGAAAAAGCAGATGGCGGAATTATCGGAACTGCTTTCGTGAATATTTTGCTTAATAATGAAGACTGGGCAAAAAAAGGAGAAGATTTTATTCGTAGCATAATAAATTAA
- the trpB gene encoding tryptophan synthase subunit beta, whose product MKTYKNPDENGYYGEFGGAFVPEMLYPNVEELQHNYLKIINSEEFQNEYQDLLKNYVGRATPLYYAKNLSEKYQTQVYLKREDLNHTGAHKINNALGQVLLAKKLGKKRIIAETGAGQHGVATATACALMNLECIVYMGEVDIARQAPNVGRMKMLGATVIPATSGSKTLKDAVNEALRDWINNASTTHYIIGSVVGPHPFPDLVSRFQSVISEEIKWQLKEKIGRENPDYVIACVGGGSNAAGTFYHFVDEPSVQLIAAEAGGFGLDSGKSAATTFLGTLGVLHGSKSIVMQTEDGQVIEPHSISAGLDYPGIGPMHANLFTENRAEFFSITDDEALRSAFELTQIEGIIPALESAHALAVLGKKKFEKDDVVVICLSGRGDKDMETYLSIL is encoded by the coding sequence ATGAAAACATATAAAAACCCCGACGAAAACGGATACTACGGAGAATTTGGTGGCGCATTCGTTCCCGAAATGTTGTATCCAAATGTGGAGGAACTACAACATAATTATTTAAAAATTATCAATTCGGAAGAATTCCAAAATGAATATCAAGATCTTCTAAAAAACTATGTTGGACGAGCAACTCCTTTATATTATGCCAAGAATTTAAGTGAAAAATATCAAACTCAAGTATATCTAAAAAGAGAAGATTTGAATCATACTGGAGCGCACAAAATCAATAACGCTTTAGGGCAGGTTTTACTGGCGAAAAAATTAGGAAAAAAACGAATCATCGCAGAAACCGGTGCCGGTCAACATGGTGTGGCAACGGCAACTGCGTGTGCTTTGATGAATCTGGAATGTATCGTTTATATGGGGGAAGTCGATATCGCACGCCAAGCTCCAAATGTTGGACGAATGAAAATGTTGGGAGCAACGGTAATTCCCGCCACTTCAGGTTCTAAAACTTTGAAAGATGCCGTAAATGAAGCGTTGCGAGATTGGATCAATAATGCTTCGACTACGCATTATATTATCGGAAGTGTGGTTGGGCCGCATCCTTTTCCGGACTTGGTATCGCGTTTTCAAAGTGTGATTTCGGAGGAAATAAAATGGCAGTTAAAAGAGAAGATCGGACGTGAAAATCCGGATTACGTGATCGCTTGTGTTGGCGGTGGAAGTAATGCTGCTGGGACTTTCTACCATTTTGTAGATGAACCGAGCGTTCAACTAATTGCGGCAGAAGCAGGAGGTTTTGGTTTGGATTCGGGGAAATCGGCGGCTACGACTTTTTTAGGAACTTTAGGTGTGTTGCATGGAAGTAAAAGTATTGTGATGCAAACGGAAGATGGGCAAGTCATCGAACCTCATTCGATTTCTGCAGGTTTGGATTATCCAGGAATTGGACCAATGCATGCAAACCTTTTTACAGAAAACAGAGCAGAGTTTTTCAGCATTACCGATGATGAAGCCTTGAGATCTGCCTTCGAATTAACGCAAATTGAAGGAATTATTCCGGCTTTGGAATCGGCTCATGCGTTGGCAGTTTTGGGAAAGAAAAAATTCGAAAAAGACGATGTCGTTGTGATCTGTTTGAGCGGAAGAGGGGATAAGGATATGGAAACTTATCTGTCGATATTATAA
- the tnpA gene encoding IS200/IS605 family transposase, with protein sequence MAQSLVKNYVHIVFSTKHRNDFIDIEIEEESFRYIATICKSFESTAIQIGGTDNHIHILCLLSRKIALMKLVQEIKAHSSKWIKTKGSKYEQFFWQDGYGAFSVCKNNLEPIKKYIKNQREHHKEIDFKNEFVKILIDNRVEYEEKYLWD encoded by the coding sequence ATGGCACAATCATTAGTCAAAAATTACGTCCATATCGTTTTCAGCACAAAACATAGAAATGATTTTATCGATATAGAAATAGAAGAAGAATCGTTCAGATATATTGCAACTATTTGCAAAAGTTTTGAAAGTACAGCGATCCAAATTGGGGGAACAGATAATCATATTCATATTTTATGTTTGCTTTCAAGAAAAATTGCGTTGATGAAATTGGTGCAGGAAATCAAAGCCCATTCTTCTAAATGGATCAAAACGAAAGGAAGTAAGTACGAACAATTTTTTTGGCAGGATGGTTATGGTGCGTTTTCGGTTTGTAAAAACAACTTGGAACCAATTAAAAAATATATTAAAAATCAGCGAGAACATCATAAAGAGATCGATTTTAAAAATGAATTCGTGAAAATATTAATTGATAATAGGGTTGAATATGAGGAAAAATACCTTTGGGATTGA
- a CDS encoding phosphoribosylanthranilate isomerase, producing the protein MDQQAKNDNQQPKVKVCGLTKLDQIEELISLNIDFLGFIFYEKSPRYVLSFLTLDEIKSIAHHGKIGVFVNETVENIIEISQQAGLNYIQLHGDESDDFISELKKKLNPEIKLIKVFRVRTELENLKFKIQNLKSEIDYFLFDTDSKSFGGTGKSFDWQILNDLEINKPYFLSGGISEENIENLKLLKQKPFALDINSKFEIEPGNKDVKKILKFKNRLSREATS; encoded by the coding sequence ATGGACCAACAAGCAAAAAACGACAACCAACAACCAAAGGTAAAAGTTTGCGGTTTAACAAAACTTGATCAAATCGAAGAACTAATTTCTTTGAATATCGATTTTTTGGGCTTTATTTTTTACGAAAAATCGCCGCGATATGTTTTGAGTTTTTTGACTTTAGATGAAATAAAATCAATCGCTCATCACGGAAAAATTGGAGTTTTTGTCAATGAAACGGTAGAGAATATTATTGAAATTTCCCAACAAGCCGGTCTTAATTACATCCAGCTTCACGGTGATGAAAGTGACGATTTTATTTCTGAATTAAAGAAAAAGCTAAATCCAGAGATAAAATTGATCAAAGTTTTTAGAGTAAGAACTGAATTAGAAAATTTAAAATTCAAAATTCAAAATCTAAAATCCGAAATTGATTACTTCCTTTTCGATACCGATTCCAAATCATTTGGTGGAACGGGGAAATCCTTTGATTGGCAAATTTTAAATGATTTAGAAATTAACAAACCTTATTTCTTAAGCGGCGGAATTTCTGAAGAGAATATTGAAAATCTAAAATTATTAAAGCAAAAACCTTTTGCATTAGATATCAATTCAAAATTTGAAATTGAACCTGGGAATAAGGATGTTAAGAAAATTCTTAAGTTTAAAAATAGATTAAGTCGCGAAGCGACGTCTTAA
- the trpC gene encoding indole-3-glycerol phosphate synthase TrpC: MNILDKIIEQKKIEVADSKKKIPLTELKDSELFTRQTFSLKESVKSGSGVISEFKRKSPSKGIINDKADVLEVTKSYEKFGSGGISILTDEQFFGGKLEDILKVRNDISIPILRKDFMIDEYQFYEAKATGADVILLIASCLSSLQVQEFTELSHELGLEVLLEIHTEEELKHFNKNIDLVGINNRNLQDFKVDLQHSVNLKNLLPKETLSVAESGIYSIEDYLFLKKKGFDGFLMGEYFMRNENPGKAFEEFIVEVRN, encoded by the coding sequence ATGAATATTCTCGATAAAATAATTGAACAAAAAAAGATTGAAGTCGCGGACTCTAAAAAGAAGATTCCTTTGACTGAATTAAAAGATTCTGAACTTTTTACCCGCCAGACTTTTTCCTTAAAAGAATCCGTGAAATCGGGGAGTGGAGTTATCTCTGAATTCAAAAGAAAGTCGCCGAGTAAAGGAATTATCAATGATAAAGCTGATGTTTTAGAAGTCACAAAATCGTATGAAAAATTTGGATCGGGTGGAATTTCAATCTTAACTGATGAACAATTTTTTGGCGGAAAATTAGAAGATATTTTAAAAGTACGAAATGATATTTCAATTCCGATTTTGCGTAAAGATTTTATGATTGATGAATATCAATTTTATGAAGCGAAAGCCACTGGAGCCGATGTTATTTTGTTGATCGCATCTTGTCTTTCATCTTTACAAGTGCAGGAATTTACGGAATTGTCTCATGAATTAGGTTTAGAAGTTTTACTAGAAATTCATACCGAAGAAGAATTAAAACATTTCAATAAAAATATTGATTTAGTCGGAATTAATAATCGAAACCTGCAAGATTTCAAAGTCGATTTACAACATTCTGTTAATTTAAAAAACCTACTGCCGAAAGAAACGTTGTCAGTTGCTGAAAGTGGAATTTACTCCATTGAAGATTATCTATTTTTGAAAAAGAAAGGATTTGACGGATTTTTAATGGGTGAATATTTCATGCGAAATGAGAATCCGGGGAAAGCGTTTGAAGAATTTATAGTAGAAGTTAGAAATTAG
- the trpD gene encoding anthranilate phosphoribosyltransferase, whose translation MKEILQYLFDHQTLSKAQAKSILLEISKDIFNEIEVTSFVTVFLMRSITLAELEGFTEALQQLAPQINLGTDDLVDIVGTGGDGKNTFNISTLASLVVAGTGQKVAKHGNYAASTISGASNVLETLGYRFKETEAELKSDLEKGNFCYLHAPIFHTSLKSIAPMRKNIGLKTFFNLLGPLINPAKPRYTMIGVANLEIARIYQYLLQKKNADFLLVNALDGYDEISLTSDTKIMDKNGEKIYSAEELQFRNIDPETIFGGNSIEEAAEIFKTILEGKGTYEQNAVVLANAAMALKNTEKYGNYENCLMMAKESFMEGKALNCLNVLID comes from the coding sequence ATGAAAGAAATTTTACAATATTTATTCGACCATCAAACATTAAGTAAAGCCCAGGCGAAATCGATCTTACTCGAAATTTCAAAGGATATCTTTAATGAAATTGAAGTCACTTCATTCGTTACCGTTTTTTTGATGCGAAGTATCACGTTGGCGGAGTTAGAAGGTTTTACCGAAGCATTGCAACAATTAGCGCCTCAAATCAATTTGGGAACGGATGATTTGGTAGACATTGTCGGAACTGGTGGCGACGGAAAAAACACATTTAACATTTCGACTTTAGCGAGTTTGGTAGTTGCCGGAACTGGGCAAAAAGTAGCCAAACATGGCAATTACGCGGCGTCAACTATTAGTGGAGCGTCAAATGTTTTGGAGACTCTTGGATATCGATTTAAAGAGACAGAAGCCGAGTTGAAAAGTGATTTGGAAAAAGGAAATTTCTGTTATTTACACGCACCGATTTTTCATACTTCTCTGAAATCAATTGCACCGATGCGTAAAAATATTGGCTTGAAAACGTTCTTCAATTTATTAGGTCCATTGATCAATCCTGCGAAACCAAGATATACCATGATTGGTGTGGCGAATTTGGAGATCGCAAGAATTTACCAGTATTTGCTGCAAAAGAAAAACGCGGACTTTTTGCTTGTAAATGCTTTGGATGGTTACGACGAAATCAGTTTAACGAGCGATACGAAAATCATGGATAAAAATGGCGAGAAGATCTATTCAGCCGAAGAATTACAATTCAGAAATATTGATCCTGAAACCATTTTCGGCGGAAACAGTATTGAAGAAGCAGCGGAAATTTTTAAAACTATATTAGAAGGAAAAGGAACTTACGAACAAAACGCTGTTGTTTTAGCAAACGCCGCCATGGCTTTGAAGAATACAGAAAAATATGGCAATTATGAAAATTGCTTAATGATGGCGAAAGAAAGTTTTATGGAAGGAAAAGCCTTGAATTGTTTAAATGTTTTAATTGATTAA
- a CDS encoding anthranilate synthase component II, whose product MKILVFDNYDSFTYNLVQMIEQISGDKVDVFRNDQIGLEESEKYDKIVLSPGPGIPSEAGILIELIKKYAPTKSILGVCLGQQAIAEAFGGSLINLTEIYHGVATTAKTIKKDAPLLRNLPENLEVGRYHSWAVNPEDFPEELEITSVDENGMIMSLQHKTYDVQAVQYHPESILTPHGKKIIENFLKN is encoded by the coding sequence ATGAAAATATTAGTCTTCGATAATTACGACAGTTTTACTTATAATTTGGTTCAGATGATTGAGCAAATCAGCGGCGATAAAGTAGATGTATTTCGCAATGATCAAATTGGTTTGGAGGAAAGCGAAAAGTACGATAAAATTGTTCTTTCACCTGGTCCCGGAATTCCAAGTGAAGCCGGAATTTTAATTGAACTGATTAAAAAATACGCCCCGACAAAATCCATTTTGGGTGTTTGTCTTGGTCAGCAAGCAATTGCAGAAGCTTTCGGTGGAAGTTTGATTAACTTAACAGAAATCTACCACGGTGTCGCGACCACTGCAAAAACAATAAAAAAAGACGCACCCCTTTTAAGAAATTTACCCGAAAATTTGGAAGTAGGAAGATATCACAGTTGGGCCGTTAATCCTGAAGATTTCCCCGAAGAATTGGAAATTACTTCAGTTGACGAAAACGGAATGATTATGTCGCTTCAACACAAAACGTACGATGTTCAGGCAGTTCAGTATCATCCAGAAAGTATCTTAACGCCGCACGGAAAAAAGATTATTGAGAATTTTTTAAAGAATTAA